Part of the Sorghum bicolor cultivar BTx623 chromosome 1, Sorghum_bicolor_NCBIv3, whole genome shotgun sequence genome, TTTTTTTTTACAGTAAGGACTAAGGAGGAAGAAAGCTGTTGAAATGGCTGGCATATTCAGTAAGCAGGGCCAATCATACAGCAGGTTTTCTGAAAACTGATGCTAATAGCATCATGTCATGTCTTATGTCTATGCATTAACATCTACTCCCTGCATTCATGAATACACAAATAAATACACGTCTTGTTTTCCaagaagtcaaacttttttaagtttaactagaaatatatcaaataatatcaaCATTTGTATATGcaaataagtatattatgaaagtatatttCATGCTCAACCTAACGATACATattacatatgataaatattagtatattttgtatatgtttggttaaacttaaaaaaaaattgactcCTTGAAAATGAGACGTGCATTAGTACGTTTTATTCTAAATTGATGCATCTGAGTAAAAAAGCAACCCACAGGTACTGCAATTAGCTTCAACTCATGGTGGAAGACTGTATCTGTATGGGCTCTTTCATGGGGATGACAAGAGTAGGAAATTAGGGGCGGCTATACAAATGGCTCCCATATTGAGAATCCTGTTGACTTGGCCAAAAAGTTCCTATGCATCAAAATTATTGCCTGGCAGTTCAATGAACTCATCCTTGCAGCAGAAAACAATGACTACCTTAATCGATATGCACGCAGAAGCGATCATTGTCACCCTGCTTCTGtttgatataaatattaaatgaAAGGTGGAACTAAGCTCCGTTGTGTTTATGAATTTTTCCCTCCAGATTGCAGTTTATATGCAACAAATTTGGAAACTTTCCTCTTTGCCAGAACAAGATTTACAGGTACCAAATTACATTCATAAACCTTAGAAATATATTCAAATTCAGCAACACCATTTCAAGTACATAGAAGCAAAAGCTCAAAAAAACAAAAGGAATAAATATTTGTTAGAAAATTGTAGTACAATGGTACAACTGCAGAATTATGGTGTAAATACAAAAAAAAGGGGTAGTCAATGTGATGTACTGATGTGCCTCATGACTATACACATGGTAATAAAGaataaaaaagaaaggaaaatcCAAATGGTGAGAGGATTAACAAGGGAGGAAGCATTGTGTGACTTAGAGACTGGAAAAAGCATAGTCTTTATGGTCACTCATCAAGCAGCATGAcatgtgaaccaaaaaaaaactaCGTTCGGACTAAATGGGTTTCAACCAACGACTGGTATTCACAAATAGACAAGTCGTGCAGACTTGATAATCAATGACAGAACTACAGAAGGCAGCACACCTTAAGGCTACCAGTTCATTTGAACCTAGAGGTCAGTTGTGGTCTCTCTGAATATAGACTTGATAAGCTCAGACCTCAACCTTCTACAGAACAACTGTAGTGCATCATATAAATGACACCATAAATCTCTATAATCTGTACCGATCACCATTTGATAAGAATGAAGTAGGTGAAAATTCTTGACGAGTTTACTTTATTTGCTAATGCTGTTGTTAGTGATAGTTACTGTGTATGAACCAGTGTATAGAAACCGTCAGACAAGGCCTACTTAGGCACAGGTTGGACAGCAGATTGGGAATCTGAAAGAAGAGGGTAACGAAGGATTCAGCACATTTATTGTCCAGTGCAAAAATGAAAAAAGGTTATAGCTTCTGGGTAAACACATCCATACTTCTTGAATGTAGCTTCCCTTCCATGGCCTCCTTTTTCACTTGACAGGAGGAACAGAGAAAAGGACCACCCCAGGGGTCAACTCTTGAATGCTTGGGCACGTTACCATGAACAGAGGTGCCCTCACCAGGTTTCATCTCCAATTGGCAGACAGCACAATCATGCAGCTTGAACATATTTCCTGCTGGATAATTTATATTCAACCTGTGGACAAGATAAAAGTACTTAGGCCAAATTGCACATGGATATATATAATTCATGTTCAAATGCTGTTGCAATAAATGCATCTATTGTCCAAACCTCTTATGCAGATGCATGCTCCCACCACATATCCTTTAATTACTAAGTATAAAATGTACCCagcacaaagaaaaaggaatgcTGACCTTCGAGCAAGCATTGCAGAGCCCTCCTCGTATATTTCCTCCACAACATCAGGTTCCAAACATCCTCTGTCCATCTGGTCTTCAGACATTTCATCAGAGGGCCTCCGACGGAACAGAGCTTTGATGACTCCTTTTCCAGGCCTCTTTAGTGGGGGGCTTAACTTTTCTGCAGGTAGTATGTCAACTACTATGCAAGTAGTATCATCTCTTAATCCCTTTGAAGTGACAGCTTCCTACATAACAAGACCTATGAGTATAGATAAAACCATAAAGCATTCCTTATCGACAAGGGATACAGCAGGGATGAAAATAGATAACAGTACCTTAACAATTCGATTAGCAGCAGCTTCAGCTGGCAGACCCCTGGTGTAGTTCAGAGCCTCTTGAAAGCGCAGTGCATCCCACACCCCATCACTGGCAATGACAAGCCGGCCACCAGCATTGGACAACTGCAATAATGTAGGCATAAAACCTCAGATCAATTCATTTAGATTAGCGACCTTAAGCTGAGACACGATTGATCTTTATGATCGGTCTCTGCTACTATCTAATAACACAAAGAATCTTTTCCACTACTGCACTTATATAAAGAGTTCATATGTGTTATGCACCTTTACTTGCTTCACATGTGGGACAGGAACTATAAATTCCCCGACGTCGATATCACCTATTGACCTTGATAGACACAATCCACCTGGCCAGCATCTGAGTGGACCAATCTGAATAATGACCGCAAAGAAATTGTCCTTAAAATTACAACCTGTCCACTCACATGAATACAACATTGTATACTTGGGTGGGGAGGGTGAAACAAATAATCAACTTGGTAACTGACAACATACATAAAATAAAAGTAACGTACCCCAGCACCCCCAGCAATATTTATTCTCCCAACTTCACCTCCACTTGCTGTTACACGCTCCACCCTGAAGTTATGGAGGTTGGGTTAGTCATAAGTCTAACGATAGTGTAATCATATAACTAAGCTTGGACTTGGGCGTAAGGACATACTCCTCTTCATTAGCATCCAGGCGATGA contains:
- the LOC8080443 gene encoding probable protein phosphatase 2C 12, encoding MEVHADVDGSGVPLAVLLKRELWNQKVERPDILFGEANKSKKGEDFTLLMPRCHRTTGGGGGENAGDDDAISVFAIFDGHNGSTAAIYTRENLINNVLAAIPPNLTSEEWTAALPRALVAGFVKTDKDFQTKAARSGTTVTFVIIDGWVVTVASVGDSRCILESAEGSVYFLSADHRLDANEEEVERVTASGGEVGRINIAGGAGIGPLRCWPGGLCLSRSIGDIDVGEFIVPVPHVKQVKLSNAGGRLVIASDGVWDALRFQEALNYTRGLPAEAAANRIVKEAVTSKGLRDDTTCIVVDILPAEKLSPPLKRPGKGVIKALFRRRPSDEMSEDQMDRGCLEPDVVEEIYEEGSAMLARRLNINYPAGNMFKLHDCAVCQLEMKPGEGTSVHGNVPKHSRVDPWGGPFLCSSCQVKKEAMEGKLHSRNSQSAVQPVPK